The Halorientalis sp. IM1011 genome window below encodes:
- a CDS encoding PH domain-containing protein, producing MLASQDENAIVDEELLTETGSGGVFASGYLADKPLIEHLGAAERVAFLLSNKKKGVRRESEEDTTVYTPGDGHRAIAAITDTRVFFVVGDSDGTGDESFAVPYTEIEDVKTRSGMLTKGVDIWTTEGVKWRFSVRSSVDIDPAVEYLERAAVVWSRVESQLGHARRHLADVEERLSDGDHDAARDAASTARDHVEEAQRKAPELSTNRDDAVWERVHEVERRLDASVMNIHVSRAEDHAKAAHDEWRREQYNEAYDAFLQARTEYERALDIARDDDFPDESDIRENVDTVTQSLDHLSKSPLQRAETAYERARDADTLATTADQFEVALERYQTALVLDWGSDDRRFAGDSDELRETIERVVGEIVHTRQRLAAYHRTAGDRLHAADRSVAAAVAYENALDEIGQALGVAKELQPGLVADLEASIETLTDLLDGLEPSDDDFEFVGDMADGDPRTRRLSND from the coding sequence ATGTTGGCTTCCCAGGACGAGAACGCGATTGTAGACGAGGAGTTGCTCACGGAGACGGGTAGCGGGGGTGTATTCGCGAGTGGCTACCTCGCCGACAAACCGCTCATCGAACACCTGGGAGCCGCCGAACGCGTCGCGTTTCTATTATCGAACAAGAAAAAGGGCGTCAGACGGGAGAGCGAGGAAGACACGACGGTGTACACGCCGGGCGACGGCCACCGGGCCATCGCGGCGATCACCGACACCCGTGTCTTCTTCGTCGTCGGTGACAGCGACGGGACGGGCGACGAGTCCTTCGCAGTCCCGTACACGGAAATCGAGGACGTGAAGACCCGAAGCGGGATGTTGACGAAGGGCGTCGATATCTGGACGACGGAAGGCGTCAAGTGGCGGTTCTCGGTCCGGAGTTCCGTCGACATCGATCCAGCGGTGGAGTATCTGGAACGGGCCGCCGTCGTCTGGTCGCGCGTCGAGAGCCAGCTCGGACACGCCCGCAGACACCTCGCCGACGTCGAGGAACGGCTCTCGGACGGCGACCACGACGCGGCTCGTGACGCCGCCAGCACGGCCAGAGATCACGTGGAGGAGGCCCAGCGGAAAGCGCCGGAGCTTTCGACCAACCGGGACGACGCAGTCTGGGAACGCGTCCACGAAGTCGAGCGACGACTCGACGCCAGCGTCATGAACATCCACGTCTCGCGGGCTGAGGACCACGCGAAAGCGGCCCACGACGAGTGGCGACGGGAGCAGTACAACGAGGCCTACGACGCCTTCCTGCAGGCGCGGACGGAGTACGAACGCGCGCTGGACATCGCACGGGACGACGACTTCCCGGACGAAAGCGACATCCGGGAGAACGTCGACACGGTGACCCAGAGTCTGGACCACCTCTCGAAGTCGCCGCTCCAGCGCGCCGAGACGGCCTACGAACGCGCCCGGGACGCGGACACGCTCGCCACGACCGCCGATCAGTTCGAGGTCGCACTGGAGCGATACCAGACCGCGCTCGTCCTCGACTGGGGTAGCGACGACCGGCGCTTCGCCGGCGACAGCGACGAGTTGCGCGAGACGATCGAGCGGGTCGTCGGCGAGATCGTCCACACGCGTCAGCGGCTGGCCGCGTACCACCGGACGGCCGGCGACCGCCTCCATGCGGCCGACCGGTCGGTGGCGGCGGCCGTCGCCTACGAGAACGCGCTCGACGAGATCGGGCAAGCACTCGGCGTCGCGAAAGAACTGCAACCGGGGCTGGTCGCCGATCTCGAGGCCTCCATCGAGACCCTTACCGACCTGCTCGACGGGCTCGAACCGTCCGACGACGACTTCGAGTTCGTCGGCGACATGGCCGACGGCGACCCGCGGACCCGGCGACTCTCGAACGACTGA
- a CDS encoding FlaD/FlaE family flagellar protein: protein MTINPRDYDLDELRKMARERGDGPRSGSDGGNAPRPPTSDGEESARPDAGGWDGLDSETPSRDQFENGLYRELLPLEASVDDLEKPYLDALPESYAAEYVVFEWLEFLLSNFGYQGTSEALQYYESVGWLTEDVEGALNDYLLGLESPNEEPRGGSVDDHKLSLVYIARLVSML, encoded by the coding sequence ATGACGATCAATCCACGCGATTACGATCTCGACGAACTCCGGAAGATGGCCCGGGAGCGGGGTGACGGACCCCGCTCCGGCAGTGACGGCGGCAACGCGCCGAGACCCCCGACGAGCGATGGCGAGGAGAGCGCGCGGCCGGATGCTGGCGGCTGGGACGGCCTCGATTCGGAGACGCCGTCACGTGACCAGTTCGAGAACGGACTCTACCGGGAACTGTTGCCCCTGGAAGCGAGTGTCGACGATCTGGAGAAGCCGTATCTCGACGCCCTGCCGGAGAGCTACGCCGCCGAGTACGTCGTCTTCGAGTGGCTGGAGTTCCTGCTCTCGAACTTCGGCTACCAGGGGACCAGCGAAGCGCTCCAGTACTACGAGTCGGTCGGCTGGCTCACCGAGGACGTGGAGGGGGCCCTGAACGACTACCTGCTCGGACTGGAGAGCCCGAACGAGGAACCTCGCGGCGGCAGCGTCGACGATCACAAACTCAGTCTGGTCTACATCGCGCGACTCGTCTCGATGCTGTAG
- the corA gene encoding magnesium/cobalt transporter CorA gives MISTAVYDADGVTEYDDLAAADAATGTTWVRVSDATPDELDTVAETFGIHTLVVEDVHNEVRAKTQFYDDYAFTLVKTVELARGDQPFDEEIRAEPVGICVGADWLVTLSVAPDDPVDRVWEAVLGGDRRILDRGPDFAAYRIVDVIVDEYFTVLDDLETDIEAIEEAVTVSTDIETLEEINALRRDLLAFRKVAWPCREAVGVLARGGPAQIAEETEKYYRDVYDHLVQVVDLTETYRDLTNGARDIYLNTLSQSTNEVMKVLTVIATIFLPLTFVAGVYGMNFAGSPYNMPELTWRYGYPASLILMGAIAGGMLVYFRRKGYL, from the coding sequence ATGATCTCGACGGCCGTCTACGACGCCGACGGCGTGACCGAGTACGACGACCTCGCCGCCGCCGATGCCGCGACGGGGACGACCTGGGTCCGTGTCAGCGACGCGACCCCGGACGAACTCGACACCGTCGCAGAGACCTTCGGGATCCACACGCTAGTCGTCGAAGACGTTCACAACGAGGTCCGGGCGAAGACTCAGTTCTACGACGACTACGCCTTCACCCTCGTCAAGACCGTCGAACTGGCCCGGGGCGATCAGCCCTTCGACGAGGAGATCCGCGCCGAACCCGTCGGGATCTGCGTCGGTGCGGACTGGCTCGTCACGCTGTCGGTCGCTCCCGACGATCCCGTCGACCGGGTCTGGGAGGCGGTGCTCGGGGGCGACAGGCGCATCCTCGACCGCGGTCCAGACTTCGCTGCCTACCGGATCGTCGACGTGATCGTCGACGAGTACTTCACCGTCCTCGACGATCTGGAGACCGATATCGAGGCCATCGAGGAGGCGGTCACGGTCTCGACCGACATCGAGACGCTCGAAGAGATCAACGCGCTCCGCCGGGATCTGCTGGCGTTCCGTAAGGTGGCCTGGCCCTGCCGGGAGGCCGTCGGCGTCCTCGCTCGCGGCGGCCCCGCCCAGATCGCGGAGGAGACCGAGAAGTACTACCGGGACGTGTACGACCACCTCGTTCAGGTCGTCGACCTCACCGAGACCTACCGGGACCTGACCAACGGAGCCCGAGACATCTACCTCAACACGCTCTCACAGTCCACCAACGAGGTGATGAAGGTGCTGACGGTCATCGCGACGATATTCCTCCCGCTGACCTTCGTCGCTGGCGTCTACGGTATGAACTTCGCCGGGAGCCCGTACAACATGCCCGAGTTGACCTGGCGATACGGCTACCCGGCCAGCCTGATCCTGATGGGTGCCATCGCCGGTGGGATGCTCGTCTATTTCAGGCGGAAGGGATACCTCTAG
- a CDS encoding tripartite tricarboxylate transporter permease: MAVSTWLGVRIAVAPSAAAAALAFVLGGVALGVVSGLVPGLHANNMALLLAAGATSVPGPPRLIGAAMLAAGTVHTFLDIVPALSLGVPDPAMAATALPGHELVLAGRGREALRLSALGSGLAVALAVPLAIPVTEAVTALYPTIRAHLSAVLAAVAVGLVTTEGTYRAKVGAGIALAASGVLGHLTLDLPTDGLVSAGGTLAPLFAGLFGAPVLIEALGGSGVPPQDDATLALSKPAVGGLSAAGTLSGAVVGFIPGVSSAIAATGALLAVPYRFGARGFVVITSGVNTSNTIFALLALRALGSPRTGVLVALEESGAPLAFPLLLASVALASAVGFVLVPTVGDRYLSLVGSVAYGKLSVVVLALLAVLSLVLAGPIGIAIFVAATLVGLIPPRFGARRATLMGVLLVPLIAGG, translated from the coding sequence ATGGCAGTATCGACCTGGTTGGGTGTCCGGATCGCGGTCGCGCCGTCGGCGGCGGCCGCGGCGCTCGCGTTCGTCCTGGGCGGTGTCGCACTCGGGGTCGTGAGCGGACTCGTCCCGGGCCTGCACGCGAACAACATGGCGTTGCTGCTCGCGGCGGGGGCAACGTCGGTGCCCGGCCCGCCACGGCTGATCGGGGCAGCGATGCTGGCGGCGGGCACGGTTCACACGTTCCTCGACATCGTTCCCGCACTGTCGCTTGGCGTCCCCGATCCGGCGATGGCCGCGACGGCACTCCCCGGCCACGAACTCGTACTGGCCGGCCGTGGCCGGGAAGCCCTGCGACTGTCGGCACTGGGAAGCGGGCTGGCGGTCGCGCTGGCCGTGCCGCTCGCGATTCCGGTCACAGAAGCCGTGACTGCACTCTATCCGACGATTCGGGCACACCTCTCGGCCGTGCTGGCGGCCGTCGCTGTCGGACTGGTGACGACCGAGGGAACCTATCGCGCGAAGGTCGGTGCCGGAATCGCGCTGGCTGCCAGCGGCGTCCTCGGTCACCTAACGCTCGATCTCCCGACAGACGGGCTGGTGAGCGCGGGCGGAACGCTGGCACCGCTGTTCGCAGGGTTGTTCGGCGCGCCGGTCCTCATCGAGGCCCTCGGCGGAAGTGGCGTCCCGCCACAGGACGACGCGACGCTCGCGCTCTCGAAGCCGGCGGTCGGCGGGCTCTCGGCTGCCGGCACGCTCTCGGGGGCCGTCGTGGGGTTCATCCCGGGCGTCTCCAGCGCCATCGCGGCCACGGGTGCGCTACTCGCCGTGCCGTACCGCTTCGGCGCGCGCGGGTTCGTGGTGATCACGAGTGGCGTGAACACGTCGAATACGATATTCGCTCTGTTGGCCTTGCGCGCGCTCGGGTCCCCGCGGACGGGCGTGCTCGTCGCGCTTGAGGAAAGCGGCGCGCCGCTCGCGTTCCCGCTCTTGCTCGCGAGCGTCGCGCTGGCGTCGGCCGTCGGGTTCGTCCTCGTCCCGACGGTCGGTGACCGCTATCTCTCGCTGGTCGGCTCGGTCGCCTACGGGAAGCTCTCCGTGGTCGTATTGGCGCTGCTTGCGGTCCTCTCGCTCGTCCTCGCCGGCCCGATCGGAATCGCGATCTTCGTGGCGGCGACGCTCGTGGGTCTGATCCCGCCTCGCTTCGGCGCGCGGCGTGCGACGCTGATGGGCGTGTTGCTGGTGCCGCTGATCGCGGGGGGCTAG
- a CDS encoding histidine kinase N-terminal 7TM domain-containing protein has protein sequence MEWQATPYTLPLALAVVIGTVGAAISWRQREGRLELWAMGVQLSLALWSLFTLLTVSAVSLFWKRFWFALFLPTIPMLVVTTGLFTLNFVGRRDWLTRPRMVTILAFPVVTLALTLTDGIHGLFLTEVAVDRSGAFDELTYEFGIGMYVMGAISYGVAIGYNTMLARRVLRSRNVYRKMSAVVSLSTLAIGVVTVLSFTGLSPFPHFMLVPLIYLGIGVVLLLATGSVTFVRALPVDRLFAVVGSRFEDDVPLARDFVVEAVDNGIMVLDEEGRIVDVNSTAKRMLGLDRPIGDPLTTVVRPEWVLECDEIGPVLDGDEPVHELDDEVWVETPNGERCYQVTISALSDDEAAARAHVILLHDITDRKRREEQLEKQKETLRARKQQLEHQNERLDQFAGIVSHDLRNPLNVTSGYLELIDARIEDDTAAVDESELDEMKQAAERMEAIIEDALTLAREGKAVTETKAVGLAETARSAWETVATTDATLTVETDAVIEADRGRVRTIFENLFRNSVEHGRADVSVTVGDLDDATGFFVADDGPGIPDEQKEAVLDHGFTTSEDGTGFGLAIVSDAASAHGWDVTVTDSETGGARFEFTGVDRTDDDFRTADVRDGSPGPSPHAEVDNRPVDED, from the coding sequence ATGGAGTGGCAAGCGACACCGTACACGCTGCCGCTCGCGCTCGCGGTGGTGATCGGGACTGTGGGGGCGGCGATCTCCTGGCGTCAGCGAGAGGGACGTCTGGAGCTCTGGGCGATGGGAGTCCAGCTGTCGCTGGCGCTGTGGTCGCTGTTCACGCTGTTGACGGTCTCGGCAGTGTCGCTGTTCTGGAAGCGGTTCTGGTTCGCGCTCTTTCTCCCGACGATCCCGATGCTCGTCGTCACGACTGGGCTGTTCACGCTCAACTTCGTGGGCCGTCGGGACTGGCTCACGCGGCCGCGGATGGTCACAATTCTGGCCTTTCCAGTGGTCACGCTCGCGCTCACCCTGACCGACGGGATTCACGGGCTGTTCCTGACCGAAGTCGCGGTGGATCGGAGCGGGGCGTTCGACGAGCTCACCTACGAATTCGGGATCGGGATGTACGTGATGGGGGCCATCTCCTATGGCGTCGCGATCGGGTACAACACTATGCTGGCCCGGCGGGTACTCCGGTCCCGAAACGTCTATCGAAAGATGAGCGCCGTCGTCTCCCTGTCGACGCTCGCAATCGGAGTCGTGACGGTACTCTCGTTCACCGGACTCAGCCCGTTCCCGCACTTCATGCTGGTCCCGTTGATTTACCTCGGGATCGGCGTGGTCCTCCTGCTGGCGACGGGCAGCGTGACGTTCGTTCGGGCGCTCCCGGTCGACCGACTCTTCGCCGTCGTCGGGTCGCGGTTCGAAGACGACGTTCCCCTGGCCCGGGACTTCGTCGTCGAGGCGGTCGACAACGGGATCATGGTCCTCGACGAGGAGGGTCGGATCGTCGACGTCAACTCGACGGCAAAGCGGATGCTCGGACTGGACCGACCGATCGGCGACCCGCTGACCACCGTCGTCCGGCCGGAGTGGGTGCTGGAGTGCGACGAGATCGGGCCGGTCCTCGACGGGGACGAACCGGTCCACGAACTCGACGACGAGGTGTGGGTCGAGACACCGAACGGTGAGCGCTGTTATCAGGTGACGATCTCCGCCCTGAGTGACGACGAAGCGGCGGCGCGTGCCCACGTCATCCTGCTCCACGATATCACGGACCGCAAACGCCGGGAGGAGCAGTTAGAGAAACAAAAAGAGACGCTCCGGGCACGGAAACAGCAGCTCGAACACCAGAACGAGCGGCTGGACCAGTTCGCCGGGATCGTCTCCCACGACCTGCGGAATCCGCTCAACGTTACGTCGGGCTATCTCGAACTGATCGACGCGCGGATCGAGGACGACACCGCCGCGGTCGACGAGTCGGAGCTCGACGAGATGAAACAGGCCGCCGAGCGGATGGAAGCGATCATCGAAGACGCGCTGACGTTGGCCCGGGAGGGGAAAGCGGTCACGGAGACGAAGGCCGTCGGGCTGGCCGAGACCGCACGGAGTGCCTGGGAGACCGTCGCGACCACCGATGCTACGCTGACTGTCGAGACCGACGCCGTGATCGAGGCGGATCGTGGCCGAGTGCGAACGATCTTCGAGAACCTCTTTCGCAACAGCGTCGAACACGGCCGGGCGGACGTGAGCGTCACGGTGGGCGACCTCGACGACGCGACCGGCTTCTTCGTCGCCGACGACGGTCCCGGGATTCCCGACGAGCAAAAAGAAGCGGTCCTCGATCACGGATTCACCACCAGCGAGGACGGGACCGGGTTCGGACTGGCTATCGTCTCCGACGCCGCCAGCGCCCACGGCTGGGACGTGACCGTCACCGACAGCGAGACCGGCGGTGCCCGGTTCGAGTTCACCGGCGTCGACCGGACGGACGACGACTTCCGAACAGCCGACGTCCGCGACGGTTCGCCCGGTCCCTCGCCGCACGCCGAAGTCGACAACCGACCGGTGGACGAGGACTGA
- the rpl12p gene encoding 50S ribosomal protein P1: MEYVYAALILNETGEEINEDNITGVLEAAGVDVEESRVKALVAALEDIDIEEAVEQAAAVPAGGAAAPAGGSADGELEEGGDDEGGDEGGDEAEAEDDGDDDEEEGDGGEGLGELFG; encoded by the coding sequence ATGGAATACGTTTACGCAGCACTCATCCTGAACGAGACCGGCGAAGAGATCAACGAAGACAACATCACGGGCGTCCTCGAAGCGGCGGGCGTCGACGTCGAGGAGTCCCGCGTCAAGGCCCTCGTCGCAGCCCTCGAGGACATCGACATCGAGGAAGCCGTCGAGCAGGCCGCAGCGGTCCCGGCCGGCGGTGCAGCGGCCCCCGCAGGCGGTAGCGCCGACGGCGAACTCGAAGAGGGCGGCGACGACGAAGGCGGCGACGAGGGCGGCGACGAAGCCGAAGCCGAAGACGACGGCGACGACGACGAAGAAGAGGGCGACGGCGGCGAAGGCCTCGGCGAGCTGTTCGGTTAA
- a CDS encoding 50S ribosomal protein L10: protein MSAERKTETIPQWKKEEVDDLVATLESYDSVGIVNIAGIPSRQLQDMRRNLHGTAELRVSRNTLMARALDEVDEGLEDLTEYIGGQVGLICTNDNPFTLYQQLEASKTSAPINDGEVAPNDIVIPEGDTGMDPGQFVGELQAVGAEARIQEGSIQVMADSTVLEAGETVDSQLANVLSELGIEPKEVGLDLQAVFADGVLFEPDALELDVEEYRTDIEAAVAGAQNLSLNAEYPTAQTVGSLLGKGAGEAKSVGLQAAIEDEELMPDLVSKADGQVRALAAQIDDPEALPEELQDVETAEPETEAEPEEGDEEDSEEDEADADAEPDDTDDDDDDDGDTGDAMGAMFG from the coding sequence ATGAGCGCAGAACGCAAGACAGAGACCATCCCGCAGTGGAAAAAGGAGGAGGTCGACGACCTCGTCGCCACGCTGGAGAGCTACGACTCGGTCGGCATCGTCAACATCGCCGGCATTCCGAGCCGTCAGCTCCAGGACATGCGGCGCAATCTCCACGGCACCGCCGAACTCCGCGTCAGCCGAAACACGCTGATGGCGCGGGCCCTCGACGAAGTCGACGAGGGGCTGGAGGACCTCACCGAGTACATCGGTGGGCAGGTCGGCCTCATCTGTACGAACGACAACCCGTTCACGCTGTACCAGCAGCTGGAGGCTTCCAAGACCTCCGCGCCGATCAACGACGGCGAGGTCGCCCCCAACGACATCGTGATTCCGGAGGGCGACACCGGGATGGACCCGGGCCAGTTCGTCGGTGAACTCCAGGCCGTCGGGGCCGAGGCCCGTATCCAGGAGGGGTCGATCCAGGTCATGGCCGACTCCACAGTGCTGGAAGCGGGCGAGACGGTCGACAGCCAGCTCGCGAACGTCCTCAGCGAACTCGGCATCGAGCCCAAGGAAGTCGGGCTCGACCTGCAGGCCGTGTTCGCCGACGGCGTCCTCTTCGAGCCCGACGCGCTCGAACTGGACGTCGAGGAGTACCGGACGGACATCGAGGCCGCCGTCGCTGGCGCACAGAACCTCTCGCTCAACGCCGAATACCCGACCGCACAGACCGTGGGGTCGCTGCTCGGCAAAGGGGCCGGCGAGGCCAAATCGGTCGGCCTCCAGGCGGCCATCGAGGACGAGGAGCTCATGCCCGACCTCGTGAGCAAGGCGGACGGCCAGGTCCGTGCGCTGGCGGCCCAGATCGACGACCCCGAGGCGCTCCCCGAGGAGCTCCAGGACGTCGAGACGGCCGAACCCGAGACCGAAGCCGAGCCCGAGGAGGGTGACGAGGAAGACAGCGAGGAAGACGAAGCGGACGCCGACGCGGAGCCCGACGACACCGACGACGATGACGACGACGACGGTGACACGGGCGATGCGATGGGCGCGATGTTCGGCTAA
- a CDS encoding 50S ribosomal protein L1: MADQDIEQAVSSALEEAPPRNFRETVDLAINLRDLDLDDPSNRVDTGVVLPEGTGQETSIVVFAEGETALRAEDAADDVLDGDDLEELGDDDDEAKDLADETDFFIAEQDMMQDIGRYLGTVLGPRGKMPEPLDPDDDVVEVVNRMKNTVQLRSRDRRTFHTRVGAEDMDAENIADNIDVILRRLHAELEKGPLNIDSVFVKTTMGPAVEVA; encoded by the coding sequence ATGGCAGATCAGGACATAGAGCAAGCAGTATCTAGCGCACTTGAGGAGGCACCGCCGCGGAACTTCCGCGAGACGGTCGACCTCGCGATCAACCTGCGCGACCTAGACCTCGACGACCCGTCGAACCGCGTCGACACTGGCGTCGTCCTCCCCGAGGGGACGGGCCAGGAGACAAGTATCGTCGTCTTCGCGGAGGGCGAGACCGCCCTGCGTGCCGAAGACGCCGCCGACGACGTGCTCGACGGGGACGACCTCGAAGAGCTAGGCGACGACGACGACGAGGCCAAGGACCTCGCCGACGAGACCGACTTCTTCATCGCGGAGCAGGACATGATGCAGGACATCGGTCGCTATCTCGGTACCGTCCTCGGCCCGCGCGGGAAGATGCCCGAACCGCTCGACCCCGACGACGACGTCGTCGAGGTCGTCAACCGAATGAAAAACACGGTGCAGCTCCGGAGTCGCGACCGGCGGACCTTCCACACGCGCGTCGGCGCGGAGGACATGGACGCCGAGAACATCGCGGACAACATCGACGTCATCCTCCGGCGCCTGCACGCCGAGCTCGAGAAGGGCCCGCTGAACATCGACTCGGTGTTCGTCAAGACCACGATGGGCCCGGCCGTCGAGGTGGCCTAA
- a CDS encoding 50S ribosomal protein L11: MAGTIEVLVPGGEANPGPPLGPELGPTPVDVQAVVQDINDQTAAFDGTEVPVTVEYDDDGSFEIEVGVPPTAELVKDEAGFETGSGEPQENFVADLSVDQVKQIAEQKHPDLLAYDLKNAAKEVVGTCTSLGVTIEGNNPREFKERIDEGEYDDQFAAEA; this comes from the coding sequence ATGGCTGGAACCATCGAAGTACTCGTCCCCGGCGGGGAGGCCAACCCCGGACCGCCGCTCGGTCCGGAACTCGGCCCGACCCCGGTCGACGTGCAGGCAGTCGTGCAGGATATCAACGACCAGACCGCGGCCTTCGACGGAACCGAAGTCCCGGTCACCGTCGAGTACGACGACGACGGCTCCTTCGAGATCGAGGTCGGCGTCCCGCCGACGGCCGAACTCGTCAAGGACGAGGCCGGCTTCGAGACGGGCAGCGGCGAACCCCAGGAGAACTTCGTCGCCGATCTCTCGGTCGATCAGGTCAAACAGATCGCCGAGCAGAAACACCCCGACCTGCTGGCCTACGACCTGAAAAACGCCGCCAAGGAAGTCGTCGGTACCTGCACCTCGCTGGGCGTCACCATCGAGGGCAACAACCCCCGCGAGTTCAAAGAGCGCATCGACGAGGGCGAGTACGACGACCAATTTGCGGCCGAAGCCTGA
- a CDS encoding cation:proton antiporter regulatory subunit: MTVYETDVPGVGKKFELETGGDERLVVLIHHDGKREVYRRPDPDADSEKLFTVSGETARKLGSILEGAYFQPVETDEVQVPLGDAFIEWLDLEPSSELAGQTLGEADLRQETGVSVLAVQRDSDTYPNPDSSFELAAGDVLVTLGTSDEQDELETMLGEDDASSE, encoded by the coding sequence ATGACCGTCTACGAGACCGACGTACCCGGCGTCGGCAAGAAGTTCGAACTCGAGACCGGCGGCGACGAACGGCTGGTCGTCCTCATCCATCACGACGGCAAACGCGAGGTGTACCGGCGGCCGGACCCGGACGCCGACAGCGAGAAGCTGTTCACGGTGAGCGGCGAGACGGCCCGCAAACTCGGGTCGATCCTCGAAGGGGCGTACTTCCAGCCCGTCGAGACCGACGAGGTGCAGGTGCCGCTGGGCGACGCCTTCATCGAGTGGCTCGATCTGGAGCCGAGTTCGGAACTGGCCGGACAGACACTCGGCGAGGCCGACCTCCGCCAGGAGACCGGCGTCTCCGTGCTGGCGGTCCAGCGTGATTCGGATACCTACCCCAATCCCGACTCCTCGTTCGAACTCGCCGCCGGGGACGTGTTGGTCACGCTCGGGACCAGCGACGAACAGGACGAACTGGAAACGATGCTCGGTGAGGACGACGCGTCCAGCGAGTAG
- a CDS encoding cation:proton antiporter, with translation MAVALYELGIAITALAIAGSVVYRYGLSVIPAYIVIGIFVGPNFPTTVGDLSPVALGAVGDVSLRLVSDSDLVAGLAELGIVLLLFFLGLEFSVSQLLDDRRRIATIGVIDLVVNFGIGLALGFAFGFGPVETLFLAGIVYISSSAVITKSLIDEGWVANAESGPILGTLVFEDIFIAVYLAVLSAVALGGGSLADAATSVGIAFAFLGVLFGAAWYGSGVVERLFGTDSDELFLLRVLGVTTLVAGVALAMGVSEAVAAFFVGTAFSGTDHTERIEHVIAPSRDFFAAVFFFSIGLTTDVTLLADVALLLAAAVVLTTASKLLSGTVSGRVYDLDPRRSLRVGLGMVPRGEFSLILATLAATAGGSAGTLGEVVPAFAVGYVLIMSIVGTLLIQNASAIEGLRERAVGES, from the coding sequence ATGGCGGTCGCACTCTACGAACTCGGGATCGCGATCACCGCGCTCGCGATCGCGGGGTCCGTCGTCTACCGCTACGGCCTGTCGGTCATCCCCGCGTACATCGTGATCGGCATCTTCGTCGGCCCGAACTTCCCGACCACCGTCGGTGACCTCTCGCCCGTCGCGCTCGGTGCGGTCGGCGACGTGTCCCTGCGACTGGTCTCCGATAGCGACCTCGTCGCCGGACTGGCCGAACTCGGGATCGTCCTCCTCCTCTTTTTCCTCGGGCTGGAGTTCAGCGTCTCCCAGCTGCTCGACGATCGGCGTCGGATCGCCACCATCGGCGTGATCGATCTGGTCGTGAACTTCGGGATCGGGCTGGCGCTCGGGTTCGCCTTCGGTTTCGGCCCCGTCGAGACGCTGTTTCTCGCGGGCATCGTCTACATCTCGTCCTCGGCCGTGATCACCAAATCCCTCATCGACGAGGGGTGGGTGGCCAACGCCGAGAGCGGGCCGATCCTCGGGACGCTCGTCTTCGAGGACATCTTCATCGCCGTCTATCTCGCAGTCCTCTCGGCGGTGGCGCTGGGCGGTGGCTCGCTCGCCGACGCCGCCACCTCGGTCGGTATCGCCTTCGCCTTCCTGGGCGTGCTGTTCGGGGCCGCGTGGTACGGCTCGGGCGTTGTCGAACGCCTGTTCGGGACCGACTCCGACGAGTTGTTCCTCTTGCGTGTGCTCGGGGTCACGACACTGGTCGCCGGCGTTGCGCTCGCGATGGGTGTCAGCGAGGCCGTCGCGGCCTTCTTCGTCGGGACGGCGTTCAGCGGCACCGACCACACCGAACGCATCGAGCACGTGATCGCGCCCTCCCGGGACTTCTTCGCCGCCGTCTTCTTCTTCTCGATCGGGCTGACGACCGACGTGACGCTGCTGGCCGACGTGGCACTGTTGCTGGCGGCCGCGGTGGTCCTGACCACCGCGAGCAAGCTCCTGAGCGGGACGGTCTCCGGTCGCGTGTACGATCTGGACCCGCGGCGATCGCTGCGAGTCGGGCTCGGGATGGTTCCTCGCGGTGAGTTCTCGCTGATCCTCGCGACGCTGGCGGCGACCGCCGGCGGGTCGGCGGGGACGCTGGGTGAGGTCGTGCCGGCCTTTGCGGTCGGCTACGTCCTGATCATGAGCATCGTCGGGACGCTGTTGATCCAGAACGCGAGCGCGATCGAGGGGCTCAGGGAGCGGGCGGTGGGGGAGTCCTAA